A window of the Caminicella sporogenes DSM 14501 genome harbors these coding sequences:
- the hflX gene encoding GTPase HflX translates to MLFNENNEVIKNVEQKAVLVGINNGKDDISIEDSMEELKELAIAAGAVVLDSIIQNKSKIDPAYFIGKGKVDEIKLICNALDANMVIFNDELSESQIRNLEEKLELTIIDRTTLILDIFASRAKTKEAKLQVEVAQLRYRLPRLIGLGRSLSRTGGGIGTRGPGEQKLELDRRRILDKISDINRQLKEIQKNRKVQRAKRKRNQIPIIALVGYTNAGKSTLMNKFLSLNLQKSEDKKVYSENMLFATLDTYHRRIFLDDKKEFILMDTVGFVSKLPHHLIEAFKATLEEVKEADLLIHVIDSSNKNYDMQRKVTNKVLKELGVLNKPMIYAFNKCDIALDNICYPDKNSISISALTGYGIDKLIDMIKEYLFKDIKKYKMIIPFEKGNIYSVLCDKTKVYNVEYKENGIHLEIDLDTALYNRYKQYIISS, encoded by the coding sequence ATGTTATTTAATGAAAATAATGAAGTTATAAAAAATGTTGAGCAGAAAGCTGTTTTAGTTGGAATAAATAATGGGAAAGATGATATATCTATTGAAGATTCAATGGAAGAACTCAAAGAACTAGCTATAGCAGCCGGAGCAGTGGTTTTAGATAGTATAATACAAAACAAGTCCAAAATAGATCCTGCTTATTTTATTGGGAAAGGTAAAGTAGATGAGATAAAGTTAATTTGCAATGCATTAGATGCGAATATGGTTATTTTTAATGATGAATTATCTGAATCTCAAATTAGAAATTTAGAGGAAAAACTAGAGCTTACTATTATTGATAGAACCACTTTGATTTTAGATATATTTGCAAGCAGAGCAAAAACAAAGGAAGCTAAACTTCAAGTAGAAGTGGCACAGCTAAGGTATAGACTACCTAGATTAATTGGACTGGGAAGGTCATTGTCAAGAACGGGTGGTGGCATAGGAACAAGAGGACCGGGTGAGCAAAAGTTAGAATTAGATAGAAGACGTATACTTGATAAAATTAGTGATATTAATAGACAATTAAAAGAAATACAAAAAAATAGAAAAGTACAAAGGGCTAAAAGAAAAAGAAATCAAATACCTATTATAGCGCTTGTAGGATATACAAATGCAGGAAAATCTACTTTAATGAATAAATTTTTAAGTCTAAACCTTCAAAAATCGGAAGATAAAAAAGTATATTCTGAAAATATGCTTTTTGCAACATTGGATACATATCACAGAAGGATTTTTTTAGATGATAAAAAAGAATTTATTTTAATGGATACAGTTGGTTTTGTGAGTAAGCTGCCTCATCATTTGATAGAAGCTTTTAAAGCTACATTAGAAGAAGTTAAAGAAGCAGATTTATTAATTCATGTTATAGATAGTTCAAATAAAAATTATGATATGCAAAGGAAAGTTACGAATAAAGTTTTAAAGGAGTTAGGTGTGTTAAATAAACCAATGATTTATGCTTTCAATAAATGTGATATAGCTTTAGATAATATTTGTTATCCAGATAAAAATTCCATTTCTATTTCAGCACTAACAGGGTATGGTATAGATAAATTAATTGATATGATAAAAGAATATCTATTTAAGGATATAAAAAAGTATAAAATGATTATTCCGTTTGAAAAAGGAAATATATATTCAGTTTTATGTGATAAAACTAAAGTATATAATGTAGAGTATAAGGAAAATGGCATACATTTAGAAATAGATTTAGATACAGCTCTTTATAATAGATATAAGCAATATATTATCAGTAGTTAA
- a CDS encoding HEAT repeat domain-containing protein: MDNKKISWEEIVKLDDCLITYFLYREGKSIKAISKIRNIHREIVEKDIVEAKIKLRMLRMSNKGEKKSLLDKMLEVSKEERLRFINEELDEIENLKKEIKLRYKDFTNPDDKMILIWIIGELKDKELINIIAKDIINKNGNIRRMVCSALGKIGDKKAVPFLNKALKDKKPQVRQYAAKALKNIGNENTVKILIQIINNKAEKKYVKKACIEALKSIKEFN, encoded by the coding sequence ATGGATAATAAAAAAATTTCATGGGAAGAAATAGTAAAATTAGATGATTGTCTTATTACATATTTTTTATATAGAGAAGGAAAAAGTATAAAGGCAATAAGTAAAATAAGAAATATACATAGGGAAATTGTAGAGAAGGATATTGTAGAAGCTAAAATAAAACTTAGAATGTTGAGAATGTCTAATAAAGGAGAGAAAAAAAGTTTACTAGATAAAATGCTTGAAGTTTCAAAGGAAGAAAGATTGCGTTTTATAAATGAAGAATTGGATGAAATTGAAAATTTAAAGAAAGAAATTAAATTAAGATATAAAGATTTTACAAATCCAGATGATAAGATGATATTGATATGGATTATTGGTGAATTAAAAGATAAAGAATTAATTAATATAATAGCTAAAGATATTATCAATAAAAATGGTAATATAAGGAGAATGGTGTGTTCAGCACTTGGCAAAATAGGAGATAAAAAAGCAGTTCCTTTTTTAAATAAAGCTTTAAAAGATAAAAAGCCTCAAGTGAGGCAGTATGCTGCTAAGGCTCTTAAGAATATTGGAAATGAGAATACTGTAAAAATTCTTATTCAGATAATAAATAATAAAGCAGAGAAAAAATATGTAAAAAAAGCATGTATAGAAGCTTTAAAAAGTATAAAAGAGTTTAATTAA
- a CDS encoding DUF3189 family protein yields the protein MHIIYHCCEGCYSSSTAAAIHLGLLPINNKPSYYDLLKVPFFDNLEETDKGKIILRGTDENGNKIYTLGRKYAPHIILPVILDVWNILGLNEKDLLFVNTQPCVNNFMKFGNYMYKKLKLTKQVKPIIVKSTLHSYEKIANIVKRVKQNIN from the coding sequence TTGCATATAATCTATCATTGCTGTGAAGGATGCTACTCATCTTCAACAGCTGCTGCTATTCATCTAGGTTTACTCCCAATTAACAATAAACCTAGCTATTATGACTTACTAAAAGTTCCTTTTTTCGATAATTTAGAAGAAACTGATAAAGGCAAAATCATATTAAGAGGAACAGATGAAAATGGAAATAAAATCTATACTCTCGGCAGAAAATATGCTCCTCATATTATATTGCCAGTTATATTAGATGTATGGAATATTTTGGGTTTAAATGAAAAAGATTTATTATTTGTAAATACCCAACCATGTGTTAACAATTTTATGAAATTTGGAAACTATATGTATAAAAAATTAAAATTAACAAAACAAGTAAAACCTATAATAGTTAAATCTACACTACATTCTTATGAAAAAATTGCAAACATAGTAAAAAGGGTTAAACAAAATATTAATTAA
- the yunB gene encoding sporulation protein YunB — protein MFSKKTYGVNYRKKNVLVFIYIIFILLLIVYGFIIVDKKIKPTVLAIAEVKANEIASRAINESIYSKITDDIRYQDLYFIRTDNEGNVTLMQANTIMMNKLASEVARTVQDTIRNIKSPSIRVPLGNIFGSQLLAQYGPKINIDVTPIGKVNVDFTSEFEESGINQTRHKIYLIVKAQVKTIIPFSSSTILVETKVPITETIIVGKVPENYINVPKDEYMNVVPGGN, from the coding sequence TTGTTTTCTAAAAAAACATATGGGGTGAATTATAGAAAGAAAAATGTATTGGTATTTATATATATAATATTTATACTTTTGTTGATAGTTTATGGTTTTATAATAGTAGATAAAAAAATAAAACCAACTGTATTAGCTATAGCTGAAGTAAAAGCTAATGAAATAGCATCAAGGGCAATTAATGAATCTATATATAGTAAAATAACAGACGATATAAGGTATCAGGACCTTTACTTTATTAGAACAGATAATGAAGGAAATGTTACTCTTATGCAGGCTAATACAATAATGATGAATAAGCTTGCATCTGAAGTAGCAAGGACAGTTCAAGATACAATAAGAAATATAAAATCACCTTCTATAAGAGTTCCACTAGGAAACATTTTTGGAAGTCAGCTTTTAGCTCAATATGGGCCAAAAATAAATATAGATGTAACTCCTATAGGAAAGGTAAATGTAGATTTTACATCTGAATTTGAAGAATCTGGTATAAATCAAACTAGGCATAAAATATATTTAATAGTTAAGGCACAAGTAAAGACAATAATTCCTTTTTCATCTAGTACAATACTTGTAGAAACAAAAGTTCCTATAACAGAAACTATAATTGTAGGAAAAGTACCTGAAAATTATATAAATGTTCCTAAAGATGAATATATGAATGTAGTACCAGGGGGAAATTAG
- a CDS encoding alanine/glycine:cation symporter family protein, with protein MENILERIVSVGNTILWSYVLIFMLIVLGLYFTIKTKFVQFRFFGEMFRLLTEGANKSITGEEKKGISSFQAFCISTASRVGTGNLAGVAIAVSVGGPGAVFWMWLIALIGAGSSFVESTLAQIYKVKDENGYRGGPAYYMEKALNMRWMGIIFSVLITLCFGLVFNSVQANTITLAFEQAFGMDRFMVGIIITIITGLVIFGGIKRIAKVAEFIVPIMATAYVLVALFIIIKNITVIPSLLSLILSSAFGLKQAVGGGMGAALMMGIKRGLFSNEAGMGSAPNAAATAEVSHPVKQGLIQTLGVFTDTLLICSATAFILLISGVYTTKGLKGIQLTQMALSSQVGAWGNTFIAFCILLFAFSSIIGNYYYGESNIEFINGSKVWLFLYRSAVVLMVLWGSKSSIKIVWDMADLFMGMMALINLIAISMLGKIAFKALDDYTRQKREGKDPVFYADSIEGLENVDCWEKRKELKIG; from the coding sequence ATGGAAAATATTTTAGAGAGAATAGTTTCTGTTGGTAATACTATTCTTTGGTCGTACGTTCTCATTTTTATGCTTATTGTACTTGGACTTTATTTTACTATTAAAACAAAATTTGTTCAATTTCGATTTTTTGGTGAAATGTTTCGTCTTCTTACAGAAGGAGCAAATAAATCTATTACAGGAGAAGAGAAAAAAGGAATTTCATCTTTTCAAGCTTTCTGTATTAGTACTGCATCTCGTGTTGGAACTGGAAACTTAGCAGGGGTAGCAATTGCAGTATCTGTTGGAGGTCCTGGAGCAGTATTTTGGATGTGGCTAATTGCTTTAATTGGTGCAGGTTCAAGTTTTGTTGAAAGTACTCTAGCACAAATCTATAAAGTAAAAGACGAAAATGGCTATCGGGGCGGTCCTGCATATTATATGGAAAAGGCTTTAAATATGAGATGGATGGGTATAATATTTTCTGTTTTGATTACGTTATGTTTTGGTTTAGTATTTAATTCTGTACAGGCAAATACTATTACTTTGGCGTTTGAACAAGCTTTTGGTATGGACAGATTTATGGTAGGGATTATAATTACTATTATTACAGGTTTGGTAATTTTTGGAGGAATCAAAAGAATTGCAAAAGTTGCTGAATTTATTGTACCTATCATGGCTACAGCTTATGTATTAGTTGCTTTATTTATTATCATTAAAAATATAACTGTTATTCCATCATTATTAAGTTTAATTTTAAGTAGTGCGTTTGGACTTAAACAAGCTGTTGGTGGTGGAATGGGTGCAGCACTTATGATGGGTATTAAAAGAGGTCTTTTTTCAAATGAAGCAGGTATGGGTAGTGCTCCAAATGCTGCTGCAACCGCTGAAGTATCTCATCCAGTAAAGCAAGGACTTATTCAAACACTAGGTGTATTTACAGATACTTTATTAATTTGTTCTGCTACTGCATTTATTTTGTTAATTTCAGGTGTTTATACTACAAAAGGATTAAAAGGAATACAGCTGACACAAATGGCATTAAGCTCACAAGTTGGTGCTTGGGGAAATACATTTATTGCTTTTTGTATTTTGTTATTTGCATTTAGTTCTATAATTGGAAATTATTACTACGGAGAATCTAATATTGAATTTATAAATGGAAGCAAAGTATGGTTATTTCTTTATAGATCGGCCGTAGTATTAATGGTTTTATGGGGTTCAAAATCTTCAATTAAAATAGTTTGGGATATGGCAGATTTATTTATGGGAATGATGGCTTTAATAAACTTGATTGCTATTTCAATGCTTGGAAAAATTGCATTTAAAGCTTTAGATGACTATACAAGACAAAAGAGAGAAGGAAAAGACCCAGTGTTTTATGCAGATAGTATTGAGGGACTAGAAAATGTTGATTGTTGGGAAAAAAGAAAAGAATTAAAAATTGGATAA